TCTCTAATCTTCCAGAGACTTCAGGGGTGATATTGACCAGTTCGGCGCGCACTTTTCCATCACGGGTCCACGGGGATTGCATATAATAATTCCAGAGCCACCAACCGGCGCAGACGGCAATGGCGCAAACGATCACCGAAGAAAAGTATTTTAATGTTTTATGCTGCATGGGTTACCAACTCGCTAAAATCCATAAGGAACCGCTGACGGTCATAACGAAAATGGACAGATCCATCAACATGGGATGCCAGATTTCACCGGAATACATCCAGTCTCTCAGCAGCTGATGAATCAACAGCCATAAGACCAGTCCTAGCAAAAAAGCTTTAAATATAGGTGGAAAATAAAGCGATGCCCCCAGGACCAAATCGGGTAAGGGGGATGAGGTGTGTAACCATGATGTATTCACATTAACAATCCCTAAGGGTGAATATGTTGAATATTT
The sequence above is drawn from the Serratia sp. FDAARGOS_506 genome and encodes:
- a CDS encoding DUF1656 domain-containing protein; this encodes MNTSWLHTSSPLPDLVLGASLYFPPIFKAFLLGLVLWLLIHQLLRDWMYSGEIWHPMLMDLSIFVMTVSGSLWILASW